A section of the Agromyces aurantiacus genome encodes:
- a CDS encoding ABC transporter ATP-binding protein, which yields MAHRADLAGPARVDATGWGWRHAGRRRAALQGIDLSIEPGERVLLLGPSGSGKSTLLHALAGVLGGDDEGEQTGSLRIDGRPAASARGRAGLVLQDPDSQVILARVGDDVAFGCENLGVPRDETWRRVADAIDAVGLDLPLHHPTSRLSGGQKQRLALAGAIAMRPGLLLLDEPTANLDPDGVAEVREAVARVLDRTGATLVVVEHRVEVWRHLVDRVVILGADGAIVADGAPADVLAARADELAAAGVWVPGVPLGVPEASRADVADAGDTGLLGARDLAIGRHRAPVLHEGLAIALPAGTSTVLTGPNGAGKSTLALTLGGLLAPRAGSVVASPALARGLGASPVRWRSRDLLTRVGTVFQEPEHQFVAATVRDEVAVAPRALGLATSEVDARVDQVLTRLRLNHLAGANPFTLSGGEARRLSVGAVLATRPDVVILDEPTFGQDRLGWVELVRLLHELVRDGTTLLSVTHDLAYVASLGERRIELDLHDRAGSRA from the coding sequence ATGGCGCACCGTGCCGACCTCGCCGGCCCCGCCCGCGTGGACGCCACCGGGTGGGGGTGGCGGCACGCCGGACGTCGCAGGGCGGCGCTCCAGGGCATCGACCTGTCGATCGAGCCGGGGGAGCGCGTGCTCCTGCTGGGCCCGTCCGGCTCGGGCAAGTCGACCCTGCTGCACGCCCTCGCGGGCGTGCTCGGCGGCGACGACGAGGGCGAGCAGACCGGCTCCCTCCGCATCGACGGCCGCCCCGCGGCCTCCGCCCGGGGTCGCGCCGGCCTCGTGCTGCAGGATCCCGACTCGCAGGTGATCCTGGCGCGCGTGGGCGACGACGTCGCCTTCGGCTGCGAGAACCTCGGCGTGCCTCGCGACGAGACGTGGCGGCGGGTCGCCGACGCCATCGACGCGGTCGGGCTCGACCTGCCGCTTCACCATCCGACCTCGCGCCTCTCGGGCGGGCAGAAGCAACGGCTCGCGCTCGCGGGCGCGATCGCGATGCGCCCCGGCCTGCTGCTGCTCGACGAGCCGACCGCGAACCTCGACCCCGACGGGGTCGCCGAGGTGCGCGAGGCCGTGGCGCGCGTGCTGGACCGCACGGGCGCGACGCTCGTCGTCGTCGAGCACCGCGTGGAGGTCTGGCGGCACCTGGTCGACCGGGTCGTGATCCTCGGGGCCGACGGGGCGATCGTCGCCGACGGCGCCCCCGCCGACGTCCTCGCCGCTCGGGCGGACGAGCTCGCGGCCGCCGGCGTGTGGGTGCCCGGCGTGCCGCTCGGCGTGCCCGAGGCCTCCCGTGCGGATGTCGCCGACGCGGGCGACACGGGCCTGCTGGGTGCTCGCGATCTCGCGATCGGCCGACACCGCGCACCGGTGCTGCACGAGGGCCTCGCGATCGCGCTGCCGGCCGGGACCTCGACCGTGCTCACCGGACCGAACGGCGCCGGCAAGTCGACGCTGGCCCTCACGCTCGGCGGACTGCTCGCGCCGCGCGCCGGATCGGTCGTCGCGTCACCCGCGCTCGCGCGCGGCCTCGGCGCCTCGCCGGTGCGCTGGCGGTCGCGCGACCTGCTCACGCGCGTCGGCACGGTGTTCCAGGAGCCCGAGCACCAGTTCGTCGCCGCCACGGTGCGCGATGAGGTGGCCGTCGCACCGCGCGCGCTGGGTCTCGCGACGAGCGAGGTCGACGCCCGTGTCGACCAGGTGCTGACGCGCCTGCGACTGAATCACCTCGCGGGCGCGAATCCCTTCACGCTCTCGGGCGGCGAGGCGCGGCGGCTCTCGGTGGGAGCCGTGCTCGCGACGCGGCCCGACGTCGTGATCCTCGACGAGCCGACGTTCGGACAGGATCGGCTCGGCTGGGTCGAGCTCGTGCGGCTGCTCCATGAACTCGTCCGCGACGGGACGACCCTGCTCTCGGTCACGCACGACTTGGCCTACGTCGCGTCGCTCGGCGAGCGCCGGATCGAGCTCGACCTGCACGATCGGGCCGGGAGTCGCGCATGA